A region of Melitaea cinxia chromosome 15, ilMelCinx1.1, whole genome shotgun sequence DNA encodes the following proteins:
- the LOC123660280 gene encoding uncharacterized protein LOC123660280: MVVCKFFQNGYCRYGQSCRFEHIYGTKYSYRAPQTQNESSSNVASSLFRSAVQNASVHNNASNNSTFQQNPQMRVSVFDRLGPPQNSGGFQNNQAKSIFAQANQSVFGQPSQPRNVFQTRPDQAKSIFAQATQNIFGPAQSGNIYQSKDTAASVFATAAQNLPRDPFNLQHSSPFTQQTQQNVFHISDKQTSNPFGVPMNFDENNNDEDVYSKAEDLSKSDLEAFESLEFKLGFIPELPPPKSLCV; the protein is encoded by the exons ATGGTCGTTTGTAAGTTTTTTCAAAACGGATACTGCCGCTACGGACAAAGTTGTAGATTTGAACATATTTATGgtacaaaatattcatatcgAG CACCTCAAACACAAAATGAAAGTTCCAGTAATGTGGCATCGTCATTATTCAGGAGTGCAGTACAAAATGCTTCAGTACATAACAACGCATCAAACAATTCGACTTTTCAACAAAATCCTCAGATGAGGGTATCTGTTTTCGATAGATTAGGACCACCACAAAATTCTGGAGGTTTTCAGAATAACCAAGCTAAATCAATATTTGCTCAAGCTAATCAGAGTGTGTTTGGACAACCTTCACAGCCCAGAAATGTATTTCAAACTCGGCCAGATCAAGCTAAATCAATATTTGCTCAAGCAACTCAAAATATATTTGGCCCTGCTCAAAGCGGAAATATTTATCAGTCTAAAGACACTGCTGCTAGTGTATTTGCTACTGCAGCTCAAAATTTGCCGAGAGATCCATTTAATCTACAACATAGTTCACCATTTAcacaacaaacacaacaaaatgTTTTCCATATATCTGACAAACAGACATCAAACCCGTTTGGTGTTCCTATGAATTTTGACGAAAACAACAATGATGAAGATGTTTATAGTAAGGCGGAGGATTTGTCCAAAAGTGATCTTGAGGCTTTTGAAAGCTTAGAATTTAAATTAGGTTTTATACCCGAACTTCCTCCTCCTAAGAGTCTTTGtgtgtaa